From one Rhodothermales bacterium genomic stretch:
- a CDS encoding S46 family peptidase gives MLRGLQRTATIATALTMILIGLIEVDVANAQDEMVKAGTYDNGKMWTFDYPPAEFFRTEYGIEAGDDWFEKARLSALRLPNCTASFVSPTGLVMTNHHCARGALAQVSQEGEQLLDKGFYARSLEEERPAPMLWLDQLVAIDDVTDEVYAALEGAETIAERSSARSDAINAIQERKLNEAGGEDSGHVVQVVSLYSGGRYSAYTFRRYSDVRIVMAPEIAMGHFGGDHDNFTFPRYALDMSFLRVYVDGEPYRTEDYFKWSVDGAEEGDPVFVIGNPGSTNRLESVAQLEYRRDYRDKLLLEFFRDRLRALRDAYAVTNDDRVRTTMLSASNVEKLYTGRVKGLNDANIMARRADSERQFLEAIAADPALQAEYGTLIEDLAALQPSKAEFEAEFITFLAMAPGSAWTSVTLQRALMAQRMLSQQADGASDEAIESMKDGLLGISDGAEVLDRNYLTGRIAIAQKYLGSDASVALYMDGRSAEDVAQHILDESVLTTAEATAAAVEAGTLTMDDPAVMFVESWAQRLADYQSGFAGLTAQEGELGSKRGRAQYDVYGLSVPPDATFSLRIADGVVQGYEYNGTEAPPYTTFYGLYDHYHSYHGSEIAHEWDLPERWLNPPAEFDLSTPINIVSTNDIIGGNSGSPMVSKDLEVVGLVFDGNIESLPSAYIFTTDVNRSVSVDARGILESLDSMFDMDRIVLELTTGQLVGTEAEADAVRMAR, from the coding sequence ATGCTTAGAGGACTTCAGCGGACGGCCACGATTGCGACCGCCCTGACCATGATACTCATCGGACTCATCGAGGTCGATGTCGCGAATGCGCAGGACGAGATGGTGAAGGCGGGCACGTACGACAATGGCAAGATGTGGACGTTCGACTATCCACCAGCCGAGTTCTTCAGGACCGAGTACGGTATCGAAGCCGGCGACGACTGGTTTGAGAAGGCGCGTTTGAGCGCATTGAGACTTCCAAACTGCACGGCATCGTTTGTGTCGCCCACCGGGCTTGTGATGACCAACCACCACTGTGCCCGAGGCGCGCTTGCCCAGGTTTCACAGGAGGGAGAGCAACTGCTGGATAAAGGCTTCTACGCGCGCTCGCTCGAAGAAGAACGTCCGGCGCCCATGCTCTGGTTGGACCAACTCGTTGCCATCGATGACGTCACCGATGAGGTGTACGCTGCGCTTGAAGGTGCGGAGACGATTGCCGAGAGATCCAGTGCGCGATCGGATGCGATCAACGCGATACAGGAACGCAAGCTGAACGAGGCGGGTGGTGAGGACAGCGGTCATGTGGTTCAGGTCGTCTCTCTCTACAGTGGAGGCCGCTATTCGGCGTACACGTTCCGCAGGTACTCTGATGTTCGAATCGTGATGGCGCCCGAGATTGCGATGGGTCACTTCGGAGGCGACCATGACAACTTCACGTTCCCGCGCTACGCGCTCGACATGTCGTTCCTTCGTGTCTATGTAGACGGTGAGCCCTATCGCACCGAAGATTACTTCAAGTGGAGCGTCGACGGGGCGGAAGAGGGTGATCCGGTGTTCGTGATCGGCAACCCGGGTTCCACGAACCGCCTCGAATCCGTCGCACAGCTCGAGTACCGACGAGACTATCGCGACAAGCTTCTTCTCGAGTTTTTCCGTGATCGGCTCCGGGCACTGAGGGATGCCTACGCGGTGACGAATGATGACCGCGTTCGCACGACCATGCTCAGCGCGAGCAACGTGGAGAAACTCTACACCGGGCGTGTAAAGGGACTGAACGACGCCAACATCATGGCTCGTCGCGCCGACTCGGAGCGCCAGTTCCTCGAGGCAATCGCCGCCGATCCGGCGCTCCAGGCGGAGTACGGAACACTGATCGAGGACCTTGCCGCTCTTCAGCCGTCCAAGGCGGAGTTCGAGGCCGAGTTCATCACGTTTCTTGCGATGGCTCCAGGCTCTGCATGGACTTCAGTAACCTTGCAGCGCGCGTTGATGGCTCAGCGGATGTTAAGTCAACAGGCCGACGGAGCGTCCGATGAGGCGATAGAGAGCATGAAGGACGGGCTGCTCGGGATATCTGACGGCGCCGAGGTCCTGGACCGAAACTACTTGACGGGTCGGATTGCGATAGCTCAGAAATATCTGGGAAGTGATGCGAGTGTCGCGCTGTACATGGACGGTCGGTCGGCAGAGGATGTGGCTCAGCATATTCTCGATGAGAGTGTCCTGACGACCGCGGAGGCCACTGCTGCAGCCGTGGAAGCCGGAACGCTGACTATGGATGATCCGGCAGTGATGTTTGTCGAATCCTGGGCGCAGCGCCTGGCGGATTACCAGAGTGGGTTCGCCGGCCTCACGGCTCAGGAGGGTGAACTCGGCAGCAAGCGCGGCCGCGCACAATACGATGTCTACGGCCTCTCTGTCCCTCCGGACGCCACGTTCTCACTACGGATCGCTGACGGCGTGGTACAGGGATATGAATACAACGGGACCGAAGCACCTCCGTACACGACCTTCTACGGGTTGTACGACCACTACCATTCTTACCACGGTTCGGAAATTGCACACGAATGGGACCTTCCCGAACGCTGGCTAAACCCACCGGCGGAGTTTGACCTTTCGACACCGATCAATATCGTATCCACAAACGACATCATCGGTGGTAACTCCGGCTCGCCGATGGTCAGCAAGGATCTTGAAGTGGTCGGGCTCGTCTTCGACGGGAATATCGAAAGCCTGCCCAGTGCGTACATCTTCACGACGGATGTGAACAGGAGCGTGTCTGTTGACGCCCGCGGCATTCTTGAGTCGCTCGATTCGATGTTCGACATGGACCGAATCGTGCTTGAACTCACGACGGGTCAACTGGTCGGGACGGAGGCCGAAGCGGATGCGGTCCGTATGGCCCGGTAA
- a CDS encoding T9SS type A sorting domain-containing protein codes for MRRTLLYSTLLLALALVVPPSAAQTEVTIEPSKDNSLFESMAGNVSNGVGVYLFAGTTARGSEIRRAVLHFDVAGEVPVGATIDSVKLSMMMTKTISGNHDATLHRLTADWGEGNSDAPGEEGAGGTAATGDVTWLHTFFDTGTWTNPGGDFDATASGTASVGSVGSYTWGSSAGMVADVQAWLDDAANNFGWILVGNEAISGTAKRYDSREGTNPPQLQIFYSLSTAVDDLNDLPSAVSLLSSYPNPFSQSSVVEYAVSDGRVVTLDVYDTLGRRVTTLADGFHGPGTYQARFDADDLPAGVYFYRIESGDYSRYRQVVLIR; via the coding sequence ATGAGACGAACGTTATTGTACTCGACCTTATTGCTCGCACTCGCCCTGGTTGTGCCCCCATCGGCTGCACAGACCGAAGTGACGATTGAACCTTCGAAAGACAACAGCCTGTTCGAAAGTATGGCAGGCAACGTAAGCAACGGCGTCGGCGTCTATCTCTTTGCCGGAACAACCGCGCGTGGGAGCGAAATCCGGCGAGCGGTGCTGCACTTCGACGTAGCCGGCGAGGTGCCTGTGGGGGCGACCATCGACAGCGTAAAACTGTCGATGATGATGACGAAAACCATTTCAGGCAACCACGACGCGACGCTTCACAGACTCACCGCCGACTGGGGCGAGGGTAACTCAGACGCCCCGGGAGAGGAAGGCGCGGGTGGCACTGCAGCGACCGGAGACGTGACATGGCTGCATACCTTCTTCGATACGGGAACGTGGACGAACCCGGGAGGAGACTTCGATGCAACAGCGTCTGGCACGGCCAGTGTAGGAAGCGTCGGCAGCTACACCTGGGGCTCGTCCGCAGGCATGGTCGCGGACGTGCAGGCCTGGCTCGACGACGCCGCCAATAACTTTGGCTGGATCCTGGTCGGGAATGAGGCGATTTCCGGGACTGCCAAACGATATGACAGTCGCGAGGGCACCAACCCGCCCCAACTCCAGATCTTCTACTCTCTCTCAACGGCCGTCGACGATCTGAACGACCTGCCGTCGGCCGTTAGCCTCCTCTCCAGCTATCCGAATCCGTTCTCCCAGTCAAGCGTGGTTGAGTACGCCGTCTCTGATGGCCGGGTGGTCACGCTCGATGTCTACGACACGCTGGGACGCCGGGTCACCACGCTTGCGGACGGCTTCCATGGTCCGGGCACGTACCAGGCCCGTTTCGACGCGGATGATCTCCCGGCCGGTGTGTATTTCTACCGGATCGAGTCGGGCGACTATTCGCGATACCGACAGGTCGTGCTTATTCGCTGA
- a CDS encoding aminotransferase class III-fold pyridoxal phosphate-dependent enzyme: MTDNTRESVLTTLKPFGLMATAVTPLNGYHDECYRVDTNDGPFVLKIAPGGTAQDLIDFETSVVEHALSIHPHLPLPRHRRASSGTAFATVTLDGHPRHARLLSFLPGNHFADFKPKTGTLREELGRILGQLDRALLDYRHAAMERVFEWDLARAPNAARLVGDIRENERRDRIQAIFDRHSDIVEPAMAGLRKSVIHADANDYNILVDCGSDGTPMVTGLLDFGDTVLTQTVNEVAIACAYVMLDEADPVGAACDLIRGYNSVLRIEEEELELLFTLILTRLALSSTFSALWSQQHPDHSQDAYHTVSEDAVWRLLDQLKRVHPDFAHYAFRDACGLTPCTRSAAVVDYLTSANGERPVLTYDLVTDPVCVIDLSVASTNAAAQDDTGDADVWSKLIADQINDAGAVVGIGRYNEARVCYTAAQFGLPGSEPRTIHLGIDLFAPAGSPVLAPFDATVHSLRDNDLDLDYGPTVILEHRLADDESFYTLYGHLSRSSLDRLQPGQTVPRGEPFAELGESTENGGWPPHLHIQLVTNMLGMEGNFPGVAEASRRAVWTSICPDPNLILQIPRAAFPAARLESADVLGLRRKHIGTNVGLSYRSPLHIVRGRGAHLYDVDGRRYLDCVNNVAHVGHSHPQVVRAIADQAAVLNTNTRYLHEGLVRYAERLTATLPEPLSVCFLVNSGSEANDLALRMARAHTGGTDFVVLGAAYHGHLTSLIEISPYKSRGPGGAAVPPHVHEIPAPDSFRGLHAASPDPARSYADEIQPALVAIQDGGRRVAALIAESALSCAGQIMLPEGYLFSIYEQTRSAGGVCIADEVQVGFGRVGTHFWAFETQDVVPDIVTMGKPVGNGHPLGAVVTTADIAASFANGMEYFNTYGGNPVSCAAGLAVLDVIRDDGLQAHALRTGRTLVERLSSLAVEHPVLGDLRGSGLFVGVEIVAPGTRQPAPRVASYIINRMRDLGVLLSTDGPDHNVLKIKPPMVFNEDDVTMLTDRFAEVLGEHFIMGQDAR; encoded by the coding sequence GTGACCGATAACACGCGAGAATCCGTTCTCACCACTCTGAAGCCTTTTGGCCTGATGGCCACAGCCGTGACACCTTTGAATGGCTATCACGACGAGTGTTACAGAGTCGACACAAACGATGGCCCGTTCGTACTGAAGATCGCGCCGGGAGGCACGGCACAAGATCTGATCGATTTTGAGACGTCCGTTGTCGAGCACGCTCTTTCGATTCATCCACACCTGCCCCTCCCCCGCCATCGTCGCGCGTCGTCCGGGACGGCGTTTGCTACAGTCACCCTTGACGGGCATCCGCGCCACGCCCGCCTCCTGTCTTTTCTGCCCGGAAACCACTTTGCTGATTTCAAACCGAAGACCGGAACACTCCGCGAGGAGCTGGGCCGCATTCTGGGACAGCTTGATCGGGCGTTGCTGGACTATCGGCACGCGGCGATGGAGCGAGTGTTCGAGTGGGACCTGGCCAGAGCCCCAAACGCGGCCCGGTTGGTCGGGGATATTCGAGAGAACGAACGGCGAGACCGAATCCAGGCGATTTTTGATCGTCATTCGGACATCGTCGAGCCAGCGATGGCCGGACTTCGAAAAAGCGTCATCCACGCCGATGCGAACGACTACAATATTCTCGTCGACTGCGGGTCAGACGGAACACCGATGGTCACCGGTTTGCTCGATTTCGGTGACACGGTTCTCACGCAGACCGTAAACGAAGTCGCCATTGCGTGCGCCTATGTGATGCTCGACGAAGCGGACCCTGTCGGGGCGGCGTGCGATCTGATCCGAGGATATAACAGCGTGCTTCGCATCGAAGAGGAGGAGCTTGAACTTCTCTTCACGTTGATCCTCACGCGTCTGGCGCTGAGCAGCACATTCTCGGCACTGTGGTCTCAGCAGCATCCGGATCACAGTCAGGACGCATATCACACAGTTTCGGAAGATGCGGTGTGGAGGTTGTTGGATCAGCTCAAGAGGGTCCACCCCGATTTTGCGCACTACGCCTTCCGCGATGCGTGTGGCCTGACTCCATGCACCCGCTCTGCGGCGGTCGTAGACTACCTGACGTCGGCGAACGGAGAACGACCTGTCCTCACGTATGATCTTGTCACGGATCCGGTGTGCGTGATCGACCTGAGCGTTGCATCGACGAACGCGGCAGCTCAAGACGACACGGGCGATGCTGATGTCTGGTCGAAGTTGATCGCGGATCAGATCAACGACGCCGGTGCGGTCGTCGGAATCGGACGGTACAATGAAGCCCGAGTGTGCTATACCGCCGCTCAGTTTGGTCTGCCCGGCAGCGAGCCGCGAACGATCCACCTCGGCATTGATCTGTTCGCTCCGGCCGGTTCTCCGGTACTCGCTCCTTTCGACGCTACAGTCCACAGCCTGCGTGACAACGACCTCGACCTCGACTACGGACCAACGGTCATTCTCGAACACAGGCTAGCGGACGACGAGAGTTTTTATACCCTGTACGGGCATCTCAGTCGCTCCTCCCTGGACCGGCTTCAGCCGGGACAAACGGTGCCCCGTGGCGAACCATTTGCTGAACTCGGGGAGTCTACCGAGAACGGTGGATGGCCACCGCATCTGCACATCCAGCTCGTCACGAACATGCTCGGCATGGAGGGCAACTTCCCGGGAGTGGCCGAAGCCAGCCGGCGGGCCGTATGGACAAGCATCTGTCCGGACCCCAACCTGATTCTGCAAATACCTCGAGCTGCATTCCCCGCTGCGCGGTTGGAGTCCGCGGACGTCCTGGGCTTGCGGAGAAAGCACATCGGAACGAACGTAGGCCTGTCGTATCGCAGCCCGTTGCATATCGTTCGCGGCCGTGGTGCGCATCTCTATGACGTTGACGGCCGTCGTTACCTGGATTGTGTTAACAACGTCGCGCATGTCGGCCACAGTCACCCGCAAGTGGTGCGCGCGATCGCCGATCAGGCGGCCGTTCTGAATACGAACACGCGGTACCTGCACGAGGGCCTCGTACGCTATGCCGAGCGTCTTACTGCGACGCTTCCGGAGCCGCTCAGCGTCTGCTTTCTCGTGAACTCCGGCAGCGAAGCGAACGACCTTGCGCTTCGGATGGCGCGGGCACACACAGGGGGAACAGATTTTGTCGTACTCGGCGCCGCGTACCACGGGCACCTGACAAGTCTGATCGAGATCAGCCCGTACAAGTCGCGCGGGCCCGGCGGCGCAGCCGTACCGCCTCATGTACATGAGATACCTGCGCCCGACAGCTTTCGTGGACTCCACGCGGCCTCGCCTGACCCGGCACGGTCATACGCGGATGAGATCCAGCCCGCGCTTGTCGCGATCCAGGATGGGGGTCGCCGGGTCGCTGCTCTGATCGCCGAGTCGGCATTGAGCTGCGCCGGACAGATCATGCTGCCCGAAGGGTATCTGTTTTCCATTTACGAGCAGACCCGTTCGGCAGGCGGGGTCTGCATTGCGGACGAGGTGCAAGTCGGATTCGGTCGCGTCGGCACACATTTCTGGGCATTCGAAACGCAGGACGTCGTGCCGGACATAGTCACGATGGGCAAACCTGTCGGCAACGGACATCCACTGGGGGCCGTTGTAACGACGGCGGATATCGCCGCGTCGTTCGCCAACGGCATGGAGTACTTCAACACGTACGGAGGGAATCCGGTGTCCTGTGCAGCCGGGCTGGCTGTTCTTGACGTGATTCGCGATGATGGTCTTCAGGCGCACGCCCTGCGGACCGGACGCACTCTTGTCGAGCGCCTGTCGTCCCTTGCGGTCGAGCACCCCGTGCTGGGAGACCTCCGCGGCAGTGGACTATTCGTTGGAGTCGAGATCGTCGCACCAGGAACCCGCCAACCGGCACCCCGGGTGGCTTCCTACATCATCAATCGAATGCGTGATCTTGGAGTCCTTCTGAGTACCGACGGCCCCGATCACAACGTGCTGAAGATCAAGCCACCGATGGTATTCAACGAAGACGACGTCACTATGCTCACCGACCGCTTCGCCGAGGTACTGGGTGAGCACTTCATCATGGGACAGGATGCGCGGTGA
- the purU gene encoding formyltetrahydrofolate deformylase: GIVAAVSSFLYNHGANVTALDQHSTDPEGGTFFLRLEFQTPHLDVSRTLLERSFGEAVANPYGMDWRISYSAEFKKVAIMVSRQEHAALELLWRRSRGELPADITMVISNHGDLEEAVSAFGVPYHHIPVTPDSKADAEARTLDLLDGQADLLVLARYMQILSPAFVAHFPDRIINIHHSFLPSFVGADPYRQAFERGVKRVGATAHYVTADLDEGPIIDQDVVAVNHRYGPQELKELGRDVERTVLSRAVKMHLEDRVLVHEGRTVVFY; encoded by the coding sequence GGAATCGTTGCGGCCGTTTCGAGTTTTCTTTACAACCACGGGGCGAACGTAACCGCCCTCGATCAGCATTCGACGGATCCAGAAGGGGGCACGTTCTTTCTTCGTCTGGAGTTCCAGACACCCCACCTCGACGTATCGCGTACGCTGCTGGAAAGGTCCTTCGGCGAGGCCGTGGCCAACCCGTACGGCATGGACTGGCGCATAAGCTACTCGGCCGAATTCAAGAAGGTGGCCATCATGGTATCCCGGCAGGAGCATGCTGCGCTTGAGTTACTCTGGAGGCGTTCTCGCGGCGAACTCCCGGCTGACATCACCATGGTCATCAGCAACCATGGCGACCTCGAAGAGGCCGTCTCGGCTTTTGGAGTTCCGTATCACCATATTCCGGTGACACCCGATTCAAAAGCGGATGCAGAGGCTCGGACGCTGGACCTGCTGGACGGGCAAGCCGATCTGCTTGTGCTGGCTCGATACATGCAGATACTCAGTCCCGCGTTTGTAGCGCATTTCCCGGATCGAATCATCAACATCCATCATTCGTTCCTGCCCTCGTTCGTCGGCGCCGACCCGTATCGTCAGGCCTTCGAGCGAGGTGTGAAGCGCGTCGGCGCCACCGCACATTACGTCACGGCCGACCTGGATGAGGGACCCATCATCGACCAGGACGTCGTGGCCGTAAATCACCGGTATGGTCCGCAGGAATTGAAGGAACTGGGTCGCGACGTCGAACGAACCGTCTTGTCACGCGCCGTCAAGATGCACCTGGAAGATCGCGTGCTCGTACACGAAGGTCGCACCGTGGTCTTCTACTGA